The genomic region CCAATTGGGGAGGGAAGATGGGAACACTTGAGGTGAAAATAAAAACCCTTACGCCTCTCTGGACCGGTGGGGTGGATGGCACCATGGACCGCATCCACGAGACGGGCATACTAGGCTCTCTCCGCTGGTGGTACGAGGCCATTGTCCGCGGGCTTGGAGGAAGCGCGTGTGAGGGGGGGCCAGAAGGCAAAAAATGCGAATTGACTGGTGAAAAATTGCGAAAGTTTGAAAAAGCCCGCAGAGAAGGCAAGGATTGGTGGACAGCACTGGATGAAGTTGGAATATGCGATGTATGTAAGGTTTTTGGAACAACAGGATGGAAGAGGAGATTCCGATTAGAGGTAGCAGATGCCCTGATGCAATCGATCAGGATTGACAAGAAAGTTGCCCTTCAGGAACGTCAATATGTTGATAAAAACGGAAAAGAGAAAACACCCACCTGGTATTTTCCCAATTCACCACGCAGTGGCGAACTCACCGTCTGCATAGAAGACTTTCATCCTGCCTTCAATCCTCAAATCATTGCTGGATTGATCTGGTTTCTCAGTAATTGGACAGTGCTTGGGGCTCGTGCACAACTGGGTTTCGGTATTGTGCAAACGACTGAAAATATCAACATTAAACCGCTTTGCGAACAGCTAAAAAATATTTCAGGAAATAATGTATACTATCATTTACCTTCACTGCGCAATATTTTCCTTGCCAAAATCCATCCTCGAAACGGAAAATCATTCAAAGACAAGGACTCATTCATTCTCAAATATGATCTACGCAGGTTATTTGCGAATTATAAAGCAATAAGGCATTTCATTATGGGCACTATTAAGAACCAAAAACTTGCATCTAAAGTCAAAATATCAAGACCATATAATGGTGAGATTAGAGTATGGGGATGGATTCCAGAGAAATCTGATGTTTATGACAAAACTTGGGATAGAGAGAAAATTTTGCGGGCCATCTATCAGCATTTGACCAGCCACTATAATTTAGTTGTTTGGCGTGAAATGAACTCATCTCGTGATACTGTTAGTCCGAACTTATCCAATGCAAAAATATTTTTAAAGTCTTTATTAAACTGTGGAGAGTAAGACAATGAAGAGAGAATTTTGGGCAGAGTTTGATGTTTACAGTTTGCCCCAGAACCAAAAACGAGGATTGATCGACTATTTTGCCCAGCAGTCCGAGGCTAGCCAGTCAGCGTCAGGTAGAGACTGGTTTCGTATCAAAGACCCAGCTGTCCAGCAGGCTTTGTTTGCTCAATTACTGGCTTCGGAAGATAAATGTACCAAACGCGATAAATGTAAGGATTATGCCAAAGGCACTGCCCTTCAGCATTGGTACTATGCCGGAAATTTGCAAAATCCACGGGGTGATTTTCAACGTTTTCTATGCCAACGTTTGCGCTGGATGGGGCATATTTTGAGCCTTGCCAACCATCACGATACGGTGAGTCCACTTTTTCCCGACCTCATACTCTTCCCTCCCGGTTCCTGGGCCGTTCAGATCCACTTCACCCTGCGTAAGCCTTATCTTAGCAAGGACGATGTGGACTTCTACATCCTCGACAACCCGGTGAAGAAGGAGTGGGTTTTCAAGGTGCCCTATGTAGCCCCTAGCCAATGGAAGGGTGCGCTGAGGTCAGCGATGATACGGGATTTGGCCTCAAAGTTGGAAAATGGTGAGATTACTGAAGAGCAATTTATAGTGGAGCGGCTCAGGCTTTACAGATTATTTGGTAATGAGAAAGATGGAACAGCAGAATTTCTGAACCGTATCCTTGCCCTTCATCGAGTTGGACCTAAGCCAAAGAATGAATCAGAAGAAAAAAACTGGCAGGAAAAATTTAGAAACGAAATCAAAAAAGTTGAGGAAGAATTCAAACAGCGACTAAAGGAAAAGAAATATTTAAGAAAAGTAGAAGGCTTCCAAGGCTGCCTTCACTTCTACCCCACCTTCTTCGACCGCATTGGACTTGAGATCATCAACCCCCACGATCGCGAGACGGGCGCGGGCAAAAATCCCATCTACTTCGAGTGCGTGCCCGCGGGAACATCCGGCGTCTTTACGGTGCTCTATGTACCGCTGGACCGAGTGGGCAAGGGATCGCCGGAAGAGATTGAGCAAGAGGCCAAGGCCGACTTGGAGGCCGTGGCTAAGGGCATCCGCGCCATGCTCACCGAGTACGGCTTCGGGGCGAAGACCAGCAGCGGTTATGGAGTGGCAGAGGTCATCAAGGAGGAAAGCACGATAAAAGCCAAAGGTTTCTCAGAAGCAGAAGAGATTTTCTGGGAGGCATGGAATGGCAAAAGTTAAGCCTCCCCGCCATATTGTTTGGAGCACTGATACTCTGGATCTTTCCGATCCCTTCCAGCGGCACTGGTATATCCGCCAGGTGCTGCTTCATGGCCGGGCGGAGGACATTCGTAAACTTGATCTGGACGAAGTAGAACAATTGCTGGATTCATTGGACTTGCCGGAAGATATTGCTCGCCTTTGGAGGGCCTTTTTTAAGGCACGTCATGGTGTTGCAAGGTAAAGGAATTCTGAGCGAACTACAAAAGAAAGTACTGAACCTGCTCGGGCAACTGCCTGACATATCCCGGTTTTACCTGACCGGTGGCACAGCCTTGGCAGAATTTTACCTAGGACATCGTCTGTCCTTTGACTTGGATCTTTTCACCACAGAAGAAGGTCTCATTGTACCCTTTTCGCGCCAGATCGAGCGAACACTTACCCATCATGGCTTGGGAGTTCAGGTAACCCGACGTTTTTCCACTTTTGTGGAAATGACAATCGTCGGGGACGGAGATTCTTTACGCCTGGACCTGGCCTTAGATACACCTGTTCGTTTTGCGACTTCACTGCCCTCGCCTTACGGTGTGCCCATTAACGTTTTTGAGGATCTGAAAGCCGAAAAAACCCTGGCGTATTATGGCCGGGCCGAACCTCGGGACGCTGTGGATCTGTACTTTTTACTCAAAGAGAATGAGCTTCAAGCGTTAATGCGGCTGGCTGCGGAAAAAGATGCGGGTTTTGATGCTTACTGGTTTGCAGTTGCCCTACAGCGGGCCCAGAATTTTCCGGACGATCTGGAAAAATGGCCTGTTAAAATGCTTATACCCTTTGATCCAAAAGATCTGAAAACCCAATTTCAACAGTTAGCATTAGCAATTTTGCATGAAATTACAGGGGGCTAATATGCATAACCTCAAAGTGCTTGCTGATAACCGCGACGAAATTCTCAAAGCCGAATTTGTTATACTCCTGCATGATGTTGGCAAGTTGCATGTAGGGCATCAGTCAAAATATTTGCGA from Thermodesulfatator indicus DSM 15286 harbors:
- a CDS encoding RAMP superfamily CRISPR-associated protein yields the protein MKREFWAEFDVYSLPQNQKRGLIDYFAQQSEASQSASGRDWFRIKDPAVQQALFAQLLASEDKCTKRDKCKDYAKGTALQHWYYAGNLQNPRGDFQRFLCQRLRWMGHILSLANHHDTVSPLFPDLILFPPGSWAVQIHFTLRKPYLSKDDVDFYILDNPVKKEWVFKVPYVAPSQWKGALRSAMIRDLASKLENGEITEEQFIVERLRLYRLFGNEKDGTAEFLNRILALHRVGPKPKNESEEKNWQEKFRNEIKKVEEEFKQRLKEKKYLRKVEGFQGCLHFYPTFFDRIGLEIINPHDRETGAGKNPIYFECVPAGTSGVFTVLYVPLDRVGKGSPEEIEQEAKADLEAVAKGIRAMLTEYGFGAKTSSGYGVAEVIKEESTIKAKGFSEAEEIFWEAWNGKS
- a CDS encoding nucleotidyl transferase AbiEii/AbiGii toxin family protein, which encodes MVLQGKGILSELQKKVLNLLGQLPDISRFYLTGGTALAEFYLGHRLSFDLDLFTTEEGLIVPFSRQIERTLTHHGLGVQVTRRFSTFVEMTIVGDGDSLRLDLALDTPVRFATSLPSPYGVPINVFEDLKAEKTLAYYGRAEPRDAVDLYFLLKENELQALMRLAAEKDAGFDAYWFAVALQRAQNFPDDLEKWPVKMLIPFDPKDLKTQFQQLALAILHEITGG
- the cmr1 gene encoding type III-B CRISPR module RAMP protein Cmr1 translates to MGTLEVKIKTLTPLWTGGVDGTMDRIHETGILGSLRWWYEAIVRGLGGSACEGGPEGKKCELTGEKLRKFEKARREGKDWWTALDEVGICDVCKVFGTTGWKRRFRLEVADALMQSIRIDKKVALQERQYVDKNGKEKTPTWYFPNSPRSGELTVCIEDFHPAFNPQIIAGLIWFLSNWTVLGARAQLGFGIVQTTENINIKPLCEQLKNISGNNVYYHLPSLRNIFLAKIHPRNGKSFKDKDSFILKYDLRRLFANYKAIRHFIMGTIKNQKLASKVKISRPYNGEIRVWGWIPEKSDVYDKTWDREKILRAIYQHLTSHYNLVVWREMNSSRDTVSPNLSNAKIFLKSLLNCGE